CATTaaataatatctttttctttgcattttttgaaGCTGTGTTATCCAGAATAAAGGCATAATAATAATCATTATCTTTCACTTCTATTGTGCCCTGTTTAACATTATTGCCTGATATTGTACCCAACCACTCAACCAATTTGAATCCCGAGGCAgcaagtttttctttcaaaggTAGTTCTTGGGTCTGCTGTTGAATATCTGCTATTGATAGATTGCTGCTGcttctctctttctttttgaactCTGCAGATTGTGATACAATCGAAGGTGAACTGTTTCTCCTTCTGTTGGAGACATTCGTGCTACTACTTGATGTGGAGCTACCATATATGGAgctgtttcttttcaacaGCGTCCTAGAAGTATAATCTAGCATCGCCTTAGTATCAGGGGCAATGTGAACCGCAGATGGTTGCGCATCAATATCAGTTTTCAACTTTTTATAAATACCGAATTGGATCGACTTCTTCAAGGGCTTCACCTGATAATTGATCACATCATCCTTAGAGCATTTTACCCACCTTACCACAAAACATCGGTTTTGAATATCAATTGTTTCCATTAGTATGCTAGCTGTATTTTACAATTTTCCTATTTAGCCTTCCTGCAACTTTTCATCAAACTCTTCGAGTGTTTGGGATTTTCCTTCAGATTAGTATAACAATTGAGACAAATAAAATCTAAATTCAACACTGCTAGTACTtgttttttcaaaataaaacaggatcaaatcaaaatcaaaatagaattgaaataaatTCGCGACCTTATCACTACAAAAACGAATTGATCTTCGCACACACAACAATAATCTTTGGATTCAGGAAGACTCTTAAACACTTattgataaaaacaaacaacTCTGAACTGTGTTACTGTTATATTCGAGATCCACGTAGAGTAAGTTCAGATCTTCTGCTTTTATCGATTCTTAAGAATGTTGAAAGCGATGGATCCACGCTCTGCGCCCCTCTAAAGCTTTGTTGAGATAAGAAATCGCACAGTACGTTTGGGCTGTTAGGTGCTAGGATAATAGATTTCAAAcaatatatgatatattaAACACTGaacaatataataaaatcaaactTTGCTTGTAGATAGCTATCATTGTTGTAGTTAGAGAACACTATATATTACCTTTTTGCTAGGCTTCCTAATTGGTCGCCTTGGCAAGCATCAACAGAAAATGTTTGAAACAAGCAGTaaaattctttattataatatacaGATTGTGGAGTAGGCCCCTATACATAACTTGTTGTTTCGTATTTCGTACTCTTACGTATTTGTACCTTCCCCATGGAGCACTAGCTCATTTTTATCAGTTAACGAAACAAGCAGTTCTGAGTATACCAATTAGAGGCTATTTGAGAAAAAATAACCGAACAACTTCTATACTGGTAACTTAAACTTATTGTGGAAGCAAGTTatatctcttcttcagagTAACTCTTTGTCTAGAGTACTTGTCATCTGGGGAAAATCTAGCTGGATGAGCAGACTTGGTAATCTCACCTTCCTCggtcatcttcttcaggGTGTAAACTCTCTTACCCTCGTTGTCCAAAGTGTACATCAAATGCATCGTTAAACCAgttgtttttgtttatatattggTGTTAGACAATTGTGATCCAATACCTTTACGCCTAAAACATGTATGTGTACTATGTGCTTTCTATATAATttggcgatgagctcatcgcattttcTACTTCAATTGCGGaaagtttaaaaaaattttcgTTCGTAGCGCggtatataatattatgcAGTGTATATAGGAAAGGTTCAATGGAAGGAGTAATAGTCATTATTGTGTATTTTGAGATGAGTTGGTGTAGTTTCTGCCATTGTACAGTCCCAGAGCTTTTATTGGGAAGAGGAACCTATAGCTTGGATACTCGATAGCGCAAGAGTGGTTGAACACACCTTCCGCGCTCTCGAACTTCCATTCACCTGATGGTTGCTGCCTGGACTTTAGCAGGTTGATACCCCTCTCAATGGCGTCTTCATTTGGACACTTAGCCAACAACAGGGCGATCAAAGCCCATGCCGTTTGCACCACCAATGACTTTGGACTGTCAACATAGTCATGTAGCTCACTGGACTTCATGGATTCACCCCAACCACCATCAGGCATCTGTTTGCTCAAAAGGAAGTCACAGCCCTTTCTCACTGTCAAGGAATTATCATAGGTTTCTCCTACAGAGTGCAGTGCCTCCATGGCAAACATACCGGCATATGTGAAGCAAATACCCCAGCAGCCGTACCACCCACCATCATCT
The Nakaseomyces glabratus chromosome J, complete sequence genome window above contains:
- the NOP10 gene encoding snoRNP complex protein NOP10 (CAGL0J10802g~Ortholog(s) have RNA binding activity, role in cleavage involved in rRNA processing, rRNA pseudouridine synthesis, snRNA pseudouridine synthesis and box H/ACA snoRNP complex localization) → MHLMYTLDNEGKRVYTLKKMTEEGEITKSAHPARFSPDDKYSRQRVTLKKRYNLLPQ